The DNA sequence GGTCCGCCGCAGGACCCGGTGGTCGTCCCGGCTGCCGAAGGCGAGCTCGACGGGGGCGCCGGGCGCGGTGAAGTCCAGGGTGCCGCGCCCGCTGAAACCGCTGCCCCGGACGAGGTCGACGGGCCCGGCGAGCAGCGCGTGCCCTGACCGGTTGTCGCCCCGCACCATGTGAGTGACCAAGGGCGACAGTTCGGGCGAACAGGCGTACTCGCTCCTGGCGGGCGTGGTGAAGGAGGAGACCGGAACACGGTGGGCGCGGCCGTCCGCGGGCACCGAGACCGGCGCGGGGGAGCGGAGCACCCGTACCTCACCATCGTCGTCGACCCCCGGCAGCCCGGTCTCGGGGGCGGGGCCGAGGTCGGCGATCTCCTCCTCGCGCAGGTCGACGTGGACCGTGCGGCGCTCCTCGGGGGAGCGGTCGGTGAGCGTCAGCCGGTCCGTGCCGAGCCGGGGCGGTTCACCGGCCGTCGCGGAGCGGGCCGTCGACAGGGTCAGGCGTACGTTCGTCCAGTCCTCACCGGTGCGCTGCCACACCACCGCGTCGGTGTCCAGGGTGAGGGAGTCCCCGTCGAGCACGGCCCGGTAGGCGGGACGCCACAGCGCGCACGGGACGAGGTGGCTCAGCCGCAGCTCCGCCCGCCCGGCGGCCGGGGCGTGCACGGTCAGCTCGATGTGACCGACCAGCTCGGCGGGTTCCGTCTCGGCCAGCAGCCTCGCCCGCTCCGCCTCGGCGAGTTCGGCGGCGACGGCGGCCAGCCGGGCCTCCACCGTGCGCAGTCGCTCGCCGTGGGCGTCGCGTTCGGCGTCCACCCGGTCCAGTTCCCGCGTCCAGCGGGCCCTGTCGGCCTCCCCCGAGCCGGCGCCCTCGCCGATCTCCCGCAGCAGATCGGCGGCGAGGACGCCGAGCAGGTCGAGGCGGGTGCGCAGCCGGTCGCGCCGCTGCTCCAGACCCGCCCGCTCCTCCTCCAGGGCACTCACGTGGTGACGCAGGGCGGAGTCGTCGCCGGTGGGCCGTGGTCCGCGCGGTGTCCAGCTGCGGACGATCCGCGCGTCGAGCACGCTCGCCGGGTGGCCGGCGGTCAGCTCGGCGTGCAGGGTGCGGTCGACGGCCAGGGCGCTGACCGGTCCCAGCCACAGCCGTTGGGTGCCGGCGTCGAGATCGACGACGGTGGCGCGCTCGACGTGGGCGCGGTCCTCCGTACAGGTGACGGCGGTGACGGGGAGGGGGATCGATCCCGAAGACGTGGACATGAGGGTGTCAGCTCCTGCGGTTGCCGCCGGTCAGGGCCTTGCCGGCCGGGATCCGGATGTCGTAGCCGCCGTCGAGGGCGGCGGTCCCGCCGGCGGGCAGCTCGAGCCGCCACACCCGGGTGCCCGGCACGTGGTCGTCCGGGCCGGCGCCGTCGTCGGGCGCCGTCCAGTCGGCCCGCTCCTCGATCCGGACGTCCGGGTCGGAGGTGACCGGCACCCGCTCGCGCACCTCCACCGGGACGGGCACCGGCAGCCGGTTGGCCAGCTCCACATGGACCTGGTGGTTCAGCACGGTGATGTGGTTGCGCAGCCCCGAGGCCGACTCGTGCAGGTTCGTCCGGCGGGTGACCGCGACGGCCTCGGCCGGCCCGAGCCCCACCCGGCACACCCCGCCCGGGGCGAGCGTGGGCAAGGAGGCGGTCAGCAGGAACGACCCGTCCACGGTGACGTCCACCGGACCGGCCAGCACGGCCCGGTCCGTGGCGTTGGAGAGGACGAGCGTCGCGTAGACGGTCTGCTCCACGGACGGGACGCACACGTACTCGGTGCGCAGACCGACCGGGATCTCCCCGACGGTGACGGTGTGCCAGGTGCCGTCCGAGGGCACGTCCGCGGGGGCGGCGGCGTCGAACCGGTGGTCGAAGGAACCAGCCGACTCGCGGGGCCGCACGGCGTGCCCGGGCAGGGGCAGCGCGGCCACCCCTTCCGCGCGGCGGCGGTGCTCGGCGGTCACCGGGTCGGCGGACGCACCGGGGAACAGCCGGCCCCGGTGACCGTCCGGCTCGTCCGGGCCGCGCAGGACGAGCGCGGCGTAGTCGAGCGCGTCGCCGTTCGGCTGGAGCGGTCCGGCCGGCGGCGCGGACCCGGCCAGGGCCCCGGAGAGCGGGGGCGGTGCCGGTGCGGCCCGGCCGGGAGCCGCGGGGGCGGGTGCGGCGCCCGGCGCGGCGGGCCCGCCGCCGGTACGTGACCTGCCGCGCGGCCGGGGAGGGGCGGACGGCGCGGGGTCACCGCCGAAGGCCTGGGGGGAGGGGGCCGGCGGCCCACCGGGTACGGGCAGCGCGGCGGGGGCGCCGCCGTAGGCCGGCGGTGCGGCCGGCGGGGGCAGGGGAGCGGCCACGGGGGCGGACCGGGCGGCCCCGCCCACGAAGCCGGCCCCGGGCGGCACGGGCGCGGTGTACGTGCCGGGGCGGGGGCCCGCCGCGTCGTAACCGGCGAAGAGACCGGTCAGTCCGGCCGGGTGCGCACGCCAGCCCGACGGGGCGGGGGCGGGCTGGCCGCGCCCGATCCGGACGGAGCGCAGCCGTGGCAGGTCGGTGCGGCGACGCAGGTCGGCGGTGGCCAGGGCGATGCGCACGCCGGACCAGTCCTCGCCCGTGCGCTGCGCCACCGAAGCACGCAACAACAGGCTCCCCTCGTCGTCCCCTTGACGGTAGGTCAGGTGATAGGCCGGCACCCAGACCGCGCCGGGCACCCCGTACTCGACCTCCACCTCGACCTCCGCGTCCCCCGCGCCGTCGAGGACCAGCACCGCACTCACCGAGGTCTCCACGCGGGCCGCCGGGGCATCGGTCGAGGCGCGGGCCAGTCGGTCCTCGCCGATCGCGAGTTCGTGCTCGGCCCGGCGCAGGTCCTCCTCCAGCGCGCGGAGCCGGCCGTGCAATCCGGTCAGGCGCTCGTCGACGAAGTCGGTCAGCTCCAGCCACGCGTCCACCGGGGTCCGGCGGTGCGGGTCGTCCCGCCTGCGGGCCGGCGGCACCGGACGCAGCGCCTTGACCTCGTCGATCAGGCCCAGGTGCCGGTCCCGGCGGCCCTGCGCCGCCGC is a window from the Streptomyces capillispiralis genome containing:
- a CDS encoding DUF4139 domain-containing protein, whose translation is MSTSSGSIPLPVTAVTCTEDRAHVERATVVDLDAGTQRLWLGPVSALAVDRTLHAELTAGHPASVLDARIVRSWTPRGPRPTGDDSALRHHVSALEEERAGLEQRRDRLRTRLDLLGVLAADLLREIGEGAGSGEADRARWTRELDRVDAERDAHGERLRTVEARLAAVAAELAEAERARLLAETEPAELVGHIELTVHAPAAGRAELRLSHLVPCALWRPAYRAVLDGDSLTLDTDAVVWQRTGEDWTNVRLTLSTARSATAGEPPRLGTDRLTLTDRSPEERRTVHVDLREEEIADLGPAPETGLPGVDDDGEVRVLRSPAPVSVPADGRAHRVPVSSFTTPARSEYACSPELSPLVTHMVRGDNRSGHALLAGPVDLVRGSGFSGRGTLDFTAPGAPVELAFGSRDDHRVLRRTEESRDTAGITQRTVVTRTVRLHLSRFSSPAEHDDRTVVVRERVPVSEVSAVEVRLRRDACSPVPDAVDADGIVRWDVPLAPGARRTVTLVYEVSASSKVTGL
- a CDS encoding DUF4139 domain-containing protein, which encodes MATGTVQGWASALDAVVVYAQGALCRRLARGTVPADGRVRVTGLPRSLDRGSLRARVLGAPGLRVTEARVEVGAEPSGADGPSDALLREVERLRDERAAAQGRRDRHLGLIDEVKALRPVPPARRRDDPHRRTPVDAWLELTDFVDERLTGLHGRLRALEEDLRRAEHELAIGEDRLARASTDAPAARVETSVSAVLVLDGAGDAEVEVEVEYGVPGAVWVPAYHLTYRQGDDEGSLLLRASVAQRTGEDWSGVRIALATADLRRRTDLPRLRSVRIGRGQPAPAPSGWRAHPAGLTGLFAGYDAAGPRPGTYTAPVPPGAGFVGGAARSAPVAAPLPPPAAPPAYGGAPAALPVPGGPPAPSPQAFGGDPAPSAPPRPRGRSRTGGGPAAPGAAPAPAAPGRAAPAPPPLSGALAGSAPPAGPLQPNGDALDYAALVLRGPDEPDGHRGRLFPGASADPVTAEHRRRAEGVAALPLPGHAVRPRESAGSFDHRFDAAAPADVPSDGTWHTVTVGEIPVGLRTEYVCVPSVEQTVYATLVLSNATDRAVLAGPVDVTVDGSFLLTASLPTLAPGGVCRVGLGPAEAVAVTRRTNLHESASGLRNHITVLNHQVHVELANRLPVPVPVEVRERVPVTSDPDVRIEERADWTAPDDGAGPDDHVPGTRVWRLELPAGGTAALDGGYDIRIPAGKALTGGNRRS